In the Jatrophihabitans sp. genome, one interval contains:
- the dapF gene encoding diaminopimelate epimerase, whose amino-acid sequence MNRRLPVMKGHGTENDFVLLPDLDAVISMSPSMVRALCDRRGGIGADGVLRVTRTALATEPDVLAQAEVAEYFMDYHNADGSIAEMCGNGLRVFGRYLQQVGLTDSAGGAVTVATRGGPKELSFDGEHITAEMGPATARPERPRVTADGLDGVFESVALDLPNPHVVVQLSSVEELAALRLTAPPQVHPALPEGQNVEFVVRLGPDRLRMRVFERGSGETRSCGTGICAAVAAVAGEQAGQGEWIVEVPGGECRVWWNADGNLMLSGPAVLVASLELSPEWLAAHR is encoded by the coding sequence GTGAACCGCAGACTGCCGGTGATGAAGGGCCATGGCACCGAGAACGACTTCGTGCTGCTACCCGACCTTGACGCGGTGATCTCGATGTCGCCGTCGATGGTGCGGGCGTTGTGCGACCGGCGCGGCGGAATCGGGGCAGACGGCGTGCTGCGGGTGACCCGGACGGCGCTGGCCACCGAGCCGGATGTCCTGGCTCAGGCTGAGGTCGCCGAGTACTTCATGGACTACCACAACGCCGACGGCTCGATCGCGGAGATGTGCGGCAACGGGCTGCGGGTGTTCGGCCGTTACCTGCAGCAAGTCGGGTTAACCGACTCAGCCGGGGGCGCCGTCACGGTGGCGACCCGGGGCGGGCCCAAGGAGCTGAGCTTCGACGGCGAGCACATCACCGCCGAGATGGGCCCGGCGACTGCCCGGCCGGAGCGGCCGCGGGTCACCGCCGACGGGCTGGACGGCGTGTTCGAGTCGGTGGCTCTGGATCTGCCCAACCCGCATGTGGTGGTGCAGCTGTCCTCGGTGGAGGAACTGGCGGCGTTGCGGCTGACCGCGCCGCCGCAGGTTCATCCGGCGTTGCCGGAGGGCCAGAACGTGGAATTCGTGGTGCGCCTCGGGCCGGATCGGCTGCGGATGCGGGTGTTCGAGCGGGGCTCGGGTGAGACCCGCTCATGTGGCACCGGAATCTGCGCCGCGGTGGCTGCGGTCGCCGGGGAGCAGGCCGGCCAGGGGGAGTGGATCGTCGAGGTGCCGGGCGGCGAGTGCCGGGTGTGGTGGAACGCCGACGGCAACCTGATGCTGTCGGGCCCGGCCGTCCTGGTCGCCAGCCTGGAGCTGTCGCCGGAGTGGCTTGCCGCACACCGGTGA
- the miaB gene encoding tRNA (N6-isopentenyl adenosine(37)-C2)-methylthiotransferase MiaB has translation MNAAPGPESSAAHTGDPARTPATGDLAGDPTRGDLAAHPATGDPAGAGLTYAIRTYGCQMNVHDSERLAGLLEQAGYLRAADQSGREADLVVFNTCAVRENADNRLYGNLSQLAPVKSARPGMQIAVGGCLAQKDQATVLQKAPWVDVVFGTHNLASLPVLLERARHNGQAQVEILEALANFPSDLPSRRDSAFSAWVSIAVGCDNSCTFCIVPSLRGKETDRRPGDVLAEIEALVAEGVTEITLLGQNVNSYGRSFGDPLAFGKLLRACGRVQGLDRVRFTSPHPRDFTDDVIAAMAETPNVCPQLHMPMQSGSDAVLKSMRRSYRQARYLDIIDRVRAVMPQAAITTDIIVGFPGETEQDFDQTLEAVRRARFASAFTFQYSPRPGTPAATMEHQIPKAVVQERYERLIELQDEISWQENKRLLGTEVQVLVSSAQGKKDAANLRMSGRARDGRLVHVGAGELPVAPGDLVHATVSHAAPHHLVADGGISAHHKWRGPSGQAAPAARPAAPLLSIGRRPS, from the coding sequence ATGAATGCCGCCCCCGGTCCCGAGTCCAGCGCCGCTCACACCGGCGACCCTGCCCGCACCCCGGCCACCGGTGACCTGGCGGGTGACCCGACCAGGGGCGACCTGGCTGCTCACCCGGCCACGGGCGACCCAGCCGGCGCGGGCCTGACCTATGCCATCCGCACCTACGGCTGCCAGATGAACGTCCACGACTCCGAACGCTTGGCCGGGCTCCTGGAGCAGGCTGGCTACCTCCGGGCAGCCGACCAGAGCGGCCGGGAGGCTGACCTGGTGGTGTTCAACACCTGCGCGGTGCGCGAGAACGCCGACAACCGGCTCTACGGAAACCTCAGCCAGTTGGCGCCGGTGAAGTCTGCCCGACCGGGCATGCAGATCGCCGTCGGAGGCTGCCTGGCGCAGAAGGACCAGGCGACCGTGCTGCAGAAGGCGCCCTGGGTGGACGTGGTCTTCGGCACCCACAACCTGGCCAGCCTGCCGGTGCTGCTCGAGCGCGCTCGGCACAACGGCCAAGCCCAGGTCGAGATCCTCGAGGCCCTGGCAAACTTCCCCTCGGACCTGCCCAGCCGGCGTGACTCGGCCTTCTCGGCCTGGGTGTCGATCGCGGTGGGCTGCGACAACAGCTGCACGTTCTGCATCGTGCCCAGCCTGCGCGGCAAGGAGACCGACCGGCGCCCCGGCGACGTGCTGGCCGAGATCGAGGCGCTGGTGGCCGAGGGCGTCACCGAGATCACCCTGTTGGGGCAGAACGTCAACTCCTACGGCCGGTCGTTCGGTGACCCCCTCGCTTTCGGCAAGCTGCTGCGCGCCTGCGGGCGTGTCCAAGGCTTGGACCGGGTCCGGTTCACCAGCCCGCACCCTCGTGATTTCACCGATGACGTGATCGCCGCGATGGCTGAGACCCCGAATGTCTGCCCGCAGCTGCACATGCCCATGCAGTCAGGCTCGGACGCGGTGCTCAAGTCGATGCGGCGGTCATACCGGCAGGCCCGCTATCTCGACATCATCGACCGGGTGCGAGCGGTGATGCCGCAGGCGGCCATCACCACCGACATCATCGTCGGTTTTCCCGGCGAGACCGAGCAGGACTTCGACCAGACCCTCGAAGCCGTCCGGCGGGCCAGGTTCGCCAGCGCGTTCACCTTCCAGTACTCCCCACGGCCGGGCACGCCGGCCGCGACGATGGAGCACCAGATCCCCAAAGCCGTGGTGCAGGAGCGCTACGAACGGTTGATCGAGCTTCAGGACGAGATCAGCTGGCAGGAGAACAAGCGACTGCTGGGCACCGAGGTGCAGGTGCTGGTGAGCTCGGCTCAGGGCAAGAAGGACGCGGCGAATCTGCGGATGTCGGGCAGGGCGCGCGACGGCCGGCTGGTGCATGTGGGCGCCGGCGAGCTTCCGGTGGCGCCCGGCGACCTGGTCCACGCCACGGTCAGTCATGCCGCCCCGCACCACCTGGTCGCCGACGGCGGCATCTCCGCGCACCACAAGTGGCGTGGGCCCTCCGGTCAAGCCGCGCCGGCCGCCAGGCCAGCCGCGCCGCTGCTCAGCATCGGCCGCCGTCCGAGCTAG
- the hflX gene encoding GTPase HflX — MTAYRRDDSQTVPTAAEPGHAAADEFDTGPATPSSHYAVDGAELSDDAAEGPDGLGGAEPDNGLDYTLGEYDLSERAALRRIAGLSTELTDITEVEYRQLRLERVVLVGVWTTGTLTEAENSMHELARLAETAGSEVLDGLVQRRDRPDPATYIGSGKAKELRDIVAATGADTVICDGELTPGQLRQLEQVVKVKVVDRTALILDIFAQHARSREGKAQVELAQLQYLVPRLRGWGESLSRQVGGRAANGVGIGGRGPGETKLEIDRRRITARMAKLRKEISGMKTARDVKRSRRDDKEVPSVVLAGYTNAGKSSLLNRLTGAGVLVENALFATLDPTVRRAETTDGRVYTLSDTVGFVRHLPHQLVEAFRSTLEEVASADLILHVVDASDEDPEAQIRAVREVLSDLDALDVPEQILFNKADAADAETQLRLRSLVPDALFVSAVTGAGMAELAALIESKLPRPEREVLVLLPYTRGDLVARIHADGEMLSEEHTSEGTLISARVRADLAAALEQFATAAAPAGDR, encoded by the coding sequence ATGACTGCTTACCGACGTGATGACTCCCAGACCGTGCCGACCGCCGCCGAGCCCGGCCATGCCGCGGCCGACGAGTTCGACACCGGGCCGGCCACTCCCTCCAGCCACTACGCCGTTGACGGCGCCGAGCTGTCCGACGACGCCGCTGAGGGCCCTGACGGCCTTGGCGGCGCTGAGCCCGACAACGGGCTGGACTACACCCTCGGCGAGTACGACCTGTCCGAGCGCGCCGCTCTGCGCCGGATCGCCGGGCTGTCCACCGAGCTCACCGACATCACCGAGGTCGAGTACCGCCAGCTGCGCCTGGAGCGGGTCGTGCTGGTCGGGGTCTGGACCACCGGCACCCTGACCGAGGCCGAGAACTCGATGCACGAGCTGGCCCGGCTGGCCGAGACCGCCGGCTCGGAGGTGCTCGACGGCCTGGTGCAGCGCCGCGACCGCCCCGACCCGGCGACCTACATCGGCTCGGGCAAGGCCAAGGAGTTGCGCGACATCGTCGCCGCCACCGGCGCCGACACCGTCATCTGCGACGGTGAGCTGACGCCTGGCCAGCTGCGGCAGCTCGAGCAGGTCGTCAAGGTCAAGGTGGTGGACCGGACCGCGCTGATTCTCGACATCTTCGCCCAGCACGCCCGCTCACGCGAGGGCAAGGCGCAGGTAGAGCTGGCGCAGTTGCAGTACCTGGTGCCGCGATTGCGCGGCTGGGGCGAGTCGCTGTCCCGGCAGGTCGGCGGCCGGGCAGCCAACGGCGTCGGAATCGGCGGCCGCGGGCCTGGTGAGACCAAGCTGGAGATCGACCGTCGCAGGATCACCGCCCGAATGGCGAAACTGCGCAAGGAGATCTCTGGCATGAAGACCGCCCGCGACGTCAAGCGCTCGCGGCGCGATGACAAAGAGGTGCCCTCGGTGGTGCTGGCCGGCTACACCAACGCGGGCAAGTCCTCTCTGTTGAACCGGCTCACCGGCGCCGGCGTGCTGGTGGAGAACGCGCTGTTCGCCACCCTGGACCCCACCGTCCGGCGTGCCGAGACCACCGACGGGCGTGTCTACACGCTGTCTGACACGGTGGGCTTCGTCCGGCACCTGCCGCATCAGCTCGTCGAGGCCTTCCGGTCGACGCTGGAGGAGGTCGCTTCGGCAGATCTCATCCTGCACGTGGTGGACGCCTCCGACGAGGACCCCGAAGCGCAGATCCGCGCCGTGCGCGAGGTGCTGTCAGACCTGGACGCCCTCGACGTGCCTGAGCAGATCCTGTTCAACAAGGCCGACGCCGCCGACGCCGAGACCCAGCTACGGCTACGCAGCCTGGTGCCTGACGCGCTGTTCGTCTCGGCGGTGACCGGCGCCGGGATGGCCGAGCTGGCAGCTCTCATCGAGTCGAAGCTGCCCCGGCCGGAGCGCGAGGTCCTGGTGCTGCTGCCCTACACCCGAGGCGACCTGGTCGCCCGGATCCACGCCGACGGCGAGATGCTCTCAGAGGAGCACACCAGCGAGGGAACCCTGATCAGCGCGCGGGTTCGGGCGGATCTGGCCGCGGCGCTGGAGCAGTTCGCCACGGCGGCCGCGCCAGCCGGTGACCGCTGA
- a CDS encoding DUF349 domain-containing protein, which produces MSSEWGRIDEAGTVFVKTADGEREVGSWQAGDAEAGLAYYTRRYEDLQTEIGLLAKRLESGAGDPKATKSQAMTLHASLPTVAAVGDLAALDTRLVALITAADAKMGEQAEARDAARAEAIAKKEALVVEAETIAESSTQWKAAGDRLRAIVEEWKLIKGIDRKTDDALWKRFAAARDAFGKRRGSHFANLDTERDAAKSIKEKLVAKAEELSGSEDWRETSAALKELMNEWKLAPRTNRSTEDALWKRFRAAQDVFFERRSGVFAERDAEQSQNLKEKESIIAEAAALDLSNPRQAQVALRDLQEKLEALGHVPRDAVQRLEARMRAAEQRVRDALDAEWKRGATESNPFLAQLKERLREAEAKLAKAQASGDPQRIAKAEAEVSRRKALLPE; this is translated from the coding sequence ATGAGTTCGGAATGGGGACGTATCGACGAGGCTGGCACGGTGTTCGTCAAGACCGCCGACGGTGAACGGGAGGTCGGCTCCTGGCAAGCCGGGGACGCCGAGGCCGGCCTGGCTTACTACACCCGCAGGTATGAAGACCTGCAGACCGAGATCGGCCTGCTGGCAAAGCGGCTGGAATCCGGCGCCGGCGATCCCAAGGCCACCAAGTCCCAAGCCATGACCTTGCACGCCTCGCTGCCGACGGTCGCGGCGGTCGGTGATCTCGCCGCGCTCGACACCCGGCTCGTCGCGTTGATCACCGCGGCCGACGCCAAGATGGGCGAGCAGGCCGAAGCGCGCGACGCTGCCCGCGCCGAGGCCATCGCCAAGAAGGAAGCCCTGGTGGTCGAGGCCGAGACGATCGCGGAAAGCTCCACCCAGTGGAAGGCAGCCGGCGACCGGCTGCGTGCCATCGTCGAGGAATGGAAGTTGATCAAGGGCATCGACCGCAAGACCGACGACGCGCTGTGGAAGCGGTTCGCCGCCGCCCGCGACGCCTTCGGCAAGCGCCGAGGCAGCCACTTCGCCAACCTCGACACCGAGCGCGACGCCGCCAAGTCGATCAAGGAGAAGCTGGTCGCCAAGGCTGAGGAGCTGTCCGGCTCCGAGGACTGGCGCGAGACCTCAGCGGCGTTGAAGGAACTGATGAACGAGTGGAAGCTCGCTCCGCGAACCAACCGCAGCACCGAGGACGCGCTGTGGAAGCGGTTCAGGGCTGCCCAGGACGTCTTCTTCGAGCGGCGTTCGGGGGTCTTCGCCGAGCGTGACGCCGAGCAGAGCCAGAACCTGAAGGAGAAGGAGTCGATCATCGCTGAAGCCGCCGCGCTGGATCTGAGCAATCCGCGGCAGGCTCAGGTGGCGCTGCGCGACCTGCAGGAGAAGCTCGAAGCGCTTGGCCACGTGCCACGCGATGCCGTGCAGCGGCTGGAGGCCCGGATGCGCGCCGCCGAGCAGCGGGTTCGCGACGCGCTTGACGCCGAGTGGAAGCGGGGAGCGACCGAGTCGAACCCCTTCCTGGCCCAGTTGAAAGAACGCCTCCGCGAGGCAGAGGCCAAGCTCGCCAAGGCCCAGGCTTCCGGAGACCCGCAGCGGATCGCCAAGGCTGAAGCCGAGGTCAGCAGGCGCAAGGCCCTGCTGCCGGAGTAG
- the tatA gene encoding Sec-independent protein translocase subunit TatA, translated as MTGWTSPSHWVIIALLVLVLFGYKKLPEMSRSVGRSLRIFKTEIKGMDADDAARNSAEAPAGTPPVASAPAVSAPGANQPAAASEPVIAQPVAPPLPGTPAPVALPPAAEESPQQRTQA; from the coding sequence ATGACTGGCTGGACATCGCCGTCGCACTGGGTGATCATCGCGCTGCTCGTGCTGGTGCTCTTCGGATACAAGAAGTTGCCCGAGATGTCGCGCTCGGTCGGCCGGTCGCTGCGGATCTTCAAGACCGAGATCAAGGGCATGGACGCCGACGACGCGGCCCGCAACTCCGCTGAGGCGCCCGCCGGAACCCCGCCTGTCGCCAGCGCGCCTGCGGTCAGCGCACCCGGCGCGAACCAGCCGGCTGCTGCCAGCGAGCCTGTCATCGCCCAGCCCGTGGCCCCGCCTCTGCCGGGCACCCCGGCCCCGGTGGCGCTGCCGCCCGCTGCCGAGGAGTCACCTCAGCAGCGGACGCAGGCCTGA
- the miaA gene encoding tRNA (adenosine(37)-N6)-dimethylallyltransferase MiaA yields MTDTDAGPPGRPVVAIVGPTGTGKSDLAVAVARRIGGEIINADSMQLYRGMDIGTAKLPLAERGGVVHHLLDIWPVSRSAAVAEYQRLARAAIADITSRGRTPVLVGGSGLYIRASLDRLEFPGESPEIRARLAAELAEVGSAVLHARLARLDPAAGAAILPSNARRVVRALEVMELTGGLFTARMPAFESVYETVQIALEHPELEERVRLRVDRMMAGGLLDEVRRLLPFGLRESPTAGKALGYQQLLAVLDEQGELRGDLGEAVELTVRGTWRFVRRQRSWFRRDPRLHWLDAAAPGLLDKTLALLPARLGT; encoded by the coding sequence GTGACTGACACCGACGCGGGGCCCCCGGGACGTCCGGTGGTGGCGATCGTGGGCCCGACGGGGACCGGCAAATCCGATCTGGCGGTGGCGGTGGCGCGGCGAATCGGCGGCGAGATCATCAACGCCGACTCTATGCAGCTCTATCGCGGTATGGACATCGGCACCGCCAAGCTGCCTCTGGCCGAGCGCGGCGGCGTCGTTCACCACCTGCTCGACATCTGGCCCGTGAGCAGGTCCGCCGCAGTCGCTGAGTACCAGCGGCTGGCCCGGGCGGCGATCGCCGACATCACGAGCCGGGGCCGGACGCCGGTGCTGGTCGGCGGCTCGGGGCTCTACATCCGGGCCAGCCTGGACCGCCTGGAGTTTCCTGGCGAGTCGCCCGAGATCAGGGCTCGGCTGGCGGCCGAGCTGGCCGAGGTCGGCTCGGCGGTGCTGCACGCTCGGCTGGCGCGGCTGGACCCGGCCGCCGGGGCGGCGATCCTGCCGTCCAACGCCCGCCGGGTCGTGCGGGCGCTGGAGGTCATGGAACTCACCGGCGGCCTGTTCACCGCCCGGATGCCCGCCTTCGAGTCGGTCTATGAGACGGTGCAGATCGCGCTGGAGCACCCTGAGCTGGAGGAGCGGGTCCGGCTGCGGGTGGATCGCATGATGGCCGGCGGCCTGCTCGACGAGGTGCGCCGGCTGCTGCCATTCGGCCTGCGCGAGAGCCCCACTGCCGGCAAGGCGCTGGGCTACCAGCAGCTGCTCGCGGTGCTCGATGAGCAGGGCGAGCTGCGGGGCGACCTCGGCGAGGCCGTCGAGCTGACCGTCCGGGGGACCTGGCGCTTCGTGCGCAGGCAGCGGTCCTGGTTTCGCAGGGACCCGAGGCTGCACTGGCTGGACGCAGCGGCGCCGGGCCTTCTGGACAAGACGCTGGCGTTGTTGCCCGCTAGGCTTGGAACGTGA